A DNA window from Pogona vitticeps strain Pit_001003342236 chromosome 2, PviZW2.1, whole genome shotgun sequence contains the following coding sequences:
- the LOC110080487 gene encoding myogenesis-regulating glycosidase — MEMPSFHPKGKEGRLKKKEDTGLTRSPGSPPSPGLPLGVDAFFGMGLVSAVLVGCFYMLLLQKIARVTLADLDLQRDGFIIKSQNGETIFKLTFQSGHLDLESCSEEGEVVVCTRTDERTLNFVIKRVQPERSIHCYHVGWEEFVTEAVVEHKMFWADARWYGGYEMSAQHWPLKLPGSQEPMPFVSSDVYSFRNTFGGILERYWLSSKALAIKINDSVPFHLGFNATERSLTFQARYKDSPYAPPLGQHPFPELRYQICLAPDITSVHKYMAKSFFKKPLRMPSEKMFRFPIWSTWAVYRKEIDQRKLLDFAQTIRRHHFKYSHMEIDDMYVQNYGDFDFDPAKFPRVTEMFEKLKEDGFDVTLWIHPFVHKDSKNFQVGIDNQLFVMEPMGASPAMVKWWNGVGAVLDFTNPATRVWFQSHLIQLRSKYGVSSFKFDAGEACYLPDPSKTFQPLLDPSSWSKHYAEMAIPFYELAEVRVGYRSQHVPCFVRIIDRDSIWGHELGLKSIIPTVLTVSLLGYPYILPDMIGGNFLPNKTEGATDLPEKELYVRWLELAAFMPAMQLSIPPWFYDMEVMGIAQKFLQLRESLVAPLLLQVAGEIADSGDPLIRPIWWISPNDEVAHTIDSQFLIGDTLMVAPILERGKRQRDIYLPAGKWRTYTGEVFQKTPVLLTNFPVDLNEAAYFFLVS, encoded by the coding sequence ATGGAAATGCCATCCTttcatcccaaaggaaaggaaggaaggttaaagaagaaagaggaCACAGGACTGACGCGCAGCCCCGGATCTCCACCATCGCCGGGGCTACCTCTTGGCGTCGATGCATTCTTTGGGATGGGTCTTGTCTCCGCCGTGCTGGTCGGATGTTTCTACATGCTTCTGCTTCAGAAGATCGCTAGAGTGACTTTAGCCGATTTGGACCTTCAACGGGATGGGTTTATCATCAAAAGCCAGAACGGAGAGACGATCTTCAAGCTAACCTTCCAGTCAGGCCACCTGGACCTGGAATCGTGCTCTGAGGAAGGGGAGGTTGTCGTTTGCACCAGGACCGACGAAAGGACCTTGAATTTCGTCATCAAGAGGGTCCAGCCTGAGCGTTCGATTCATTGCTATCATGTTGGCTGGGAAGAGTTTGTGACGGAGGCGGTGGTGGAACACAAGATGTTCTGGGCGGATGCACGTTGGTACGGAGGCTATGAGATGAGCGCCCAGCACTGGCCACTCAAGCTACCAGGGAGTCAAGAACCCATGCCTTTTGTGAGCAGCGATGTGTATTCTTTTAGGAACACCTTTGGGGGCATCTTGGAGAGGTACTGGCTTTCCTCCAAAGCATTAGCCATCAAGATTAATGACTCCGTGCCCTTCCACCTGGGGTTCAATGCCACCGAGAGGTCCCTCACCTTCCAAGCACGATACAAGGACTCTCCTTATGCACCTCCTCTTGGGCAGCATCCTTTCCCAGAGCTGAGATAtcagatctgcctggctccagaCATAACCTCTGTCCATAAATATATGGCCAAGAGCTTTTTCAAAAAACCTTTAAGAATGCCTTCGGAAAAAATGTTCAGGTTTCCAATCTGGTCTACATGGGCTGTGTATAGAAAAGAGATTGACCAACGTAAACTTCTGGATTTCGCACAAACGATTCGAAGGCACCATTTCAAATACAGCCACATGGAGATAGATGACATGTACGTGCAGAATTACGGTGACTTTGATTTTGACCCTGCAAAGTTTCCTCGCGTCACCgaaatgtttgaaaaacttaAAGAGGATGGGTTTGATGTTACCCTTTGGATACATCCTTTCGTACACAAAGATTCCAAAAACTTTCAGGTGGGAATAGACAACCAGCTGTTTGTGATGGAGCCGATGGGAGCATCTCCTGCCATGGTCAAGTGGTGGAATGGCGTTGGAGCTGTCCTGGACTTTACCAACCCGGCCACCAGGGTTTGGTTTCAGAGTCACCTCATACAGCTCCGTTCCAAATACGGCGTATCATCTTTCAAGTTTGATGCCGGCGAAGCGTGTTACCTTCCAGATCCCTCCAAGACCTTCCAGCCTTTATTGGACCCCAGTTCCTGGTCGAAGCATTATGCAGAGATGGCCATTCCTTTTTATGAGCTCGCAGAAGTCCGAGTCGGCTATCGTTCCCAGCATGTCCCTTGTTTCGTTCGTATCATCGACCGAGACTCCATCTGGGGCCATGAGCTTGGCCTGAAGTCCATCATACCTACGGTGTTGACTGTTAGTCTTTTGGGATATCCTTACATATTGCCAGATATGATTGGTGGAAATTTTCTCCCCAACAAGACGGAAGGTGCCACAGACCTGCCGGAGAAGGAGCTGTATGTCCGCTGGCTGGAACTGGCGGCCTTCATGCCCGCTATGCAGTTGTCCATCCCGCCTTGGTTTTATGACATGGAAGTCATGGGAATTGCGCAGAAGTTCCTACAGCTTCGCGAATCCCTGGTTGCTCCCCTCTTGTTGCAAGTGGCTGGGGAGATCGCTGACAGCGGGGACCCCCTCATACGGCCCATCTGGTGGATTTCTCCCAACGATGAGGTGGCGCACACAATAGATTCCCAGTTTCTTATTGGGGACACCCTGATGGTGGCCCCCATCTTGGAGAGGGGCAAGCGACAGAGAGACATTTATCTCCCCGCTGGAAAATGGCGCACCTATACAGGAGAGGTGTTTCAAAAGACGCCAGTCCTTCTCACGAATTTCCCCGTTGACCTCAATGAAGCCGCTTATTTCTTCTTGGTTTCGTAA
- the MYORG gene encoding myogenesis-regulating glycosidase, which produces MYTFLPENFTPVKPKPPKELKPMIVAIMVGLILFIAAVVAWCYYVASLRKAERLKTEQMDLRQDGFTIKNQDGELVFRLAFQSGVLDLESCSREGANLTCTRTDRGKLNFFIKIVTPKDTVMCYRVRWEEFVADTVVEHKMYWGDAHWYGGCEMSVQHWPIQLPGSQEPMPFVTSDVYSFRNSFGGILERYWISSKAAAIKINDSVPFHLGFNASERSLTFQARYKDSPYKPPLGKQPFPELSYRVCIGSDITSIHKYMVRRYFYKPSKIPSKNAFRYPIWSTWALYKNDIDQDKLLRFAEKIKKYKFNCSHIEIDDAYTQAYGDFDFDPVKFPNVTETFEKLKEDGFEITLWTHPFVNYNSSNFGVGIERQLFIKEPTGRLPAMVEWWNGIGAILDFTNPAARDWFQSHLRQLRSRYGISSFKFDAGETSYLPKQFSTFRPLSDPSVWSRRYTEMAIPFYELAEVRVGYQSQNISCFFRIIDRDSVWGYELGLKSLIPTVLTISMLGYPFISADMIGGNIFPNKTDGAVEIPDRELYIRWLELSAFMPSMQFSIPPWLYGKEVIDIALKFTQLHESLVAPLLLELAGEITDTGDPIIRPIWWISPNDEATHKIDSQFLIGDTLMVAPVLEMGKQERDIYIPAGKWRSYKGELFEKTPTLVTDYPVDLDEVAYFIWVS; this is translated from the coding sequence ATGTACACCTTTCTGCCTGAGAACTTCACTCCGGTGAAGCCAAAACCACCCAAAGAGTTGAAACCCATGATCGTGGCCATCATGGTCGGCCTCATCCTCTTCATCGCAGCGGTGGTCGCCTGGTGCTATTACGTCGCCTCCCTCCGTAAGGCCGAGCGGCTCAAGACGGAACAGATGGACCTGCGGCAGGATGGGTTCACCATCAAAAACCAGGACGGAGAGTTGGTCTTCAGGCTGGCTTTCCAGTCGGGGGTCCTTGATTTGGAGTCTTGCTCGAGGGAGGGCGCCAATTTGACCTGCACTCGGACGGACCGAGGGAAACTCAATTTCTTCATAAAGATTGTCACCCCCAAGGACACGGTGATGTGCTACCGTGTCCGATGGGAAGAGTTTGTAGCGGACACGGTGGTGGAGCACAAAATGTATTGGGGGGATGCTCACTGGTACGGGGGCTGTGAGATGAGCGTCCAGCACTGGCCGATTCAGCTGCCTGGGTCCCAGGAGCCCATGCCTTTCGTGACCAGCGATGTGTATTCTTTCAGGAACAGCTTTGGGGGCATCTTGGAGAGATACTGGATCTCTTCCAAAGCCGCCGCCATCAAGATCAACGACTCCGTGCCCTTCCACCTTGGCTTCAATGCCAGCGAAAGGTCCCTCACCTTCCAAGCCAGATATAAAGATTCTCCCTATAAGCCTCCCTTAGGCAAGCAGCCTTTCCCCGAACTGAGTTACCGGGTCTGTATTGGCTCCGATATCACCTCCATCCACAAATACATGGTGCGGAGATACTTCTACAAGCCTTCTAAGATCCCTTCGAAAAACGCGTTCCGGTATCCCATTTGGTCAACCTGGGCTTTGTACAAGAACGATATCGACCAGGATAAGCTGCTGCGCTTTGCCGAAAAGATAAAGAAGTATAAATTCAATTGCAGCCATATTGAAATAGACGATGCCTACACGCAGGCCTATGGGGATTTCGACTTCGACCCGGTCAAATTCCCCAATGTGACGGAAACGTTTGAGAAGCTGAAAGAAGACGGCTTTGAGATCACTCTTTGGACCCACCCCTTCGTCAACTACAACTCCTCAAACTTCGGGGTGGGCATCGAGAGGCAGCTTTTCATCAAGGAGCCAACAGGAAGGCTCCCCGCTATGGTGGAGTGGTGGAACGGCATTGGCGCCATCTTGGACTTCACCAACCCTGCCGCCAGGGACTGGTTTCAGAGCCACCTGAGGCAACTTCGCAGCCGCTATGGCATCTCGTCCTTCAAATTTGACGCGGGAGAAACCAGCTACCTTCCCAAACAGTTCAGCACCTTCCGCCCGTTGTCGGACCCCAGCGTTTGGTCCAGGCGCTACACAGAGATGGCCATCCCTTTTTACGAGCTGGCCGAGGTTCGAGTGGGCTACCAGTCCCAAAATATCTCTTGCTTCTTCCGGATCATCGACCGGGATTCGGTTTGGGGTTACGAACTCGGATTGAAGTCCTTGATCCCCACTGTCTTGACCATCAGCATGCTGGGATACCCTTTCATCTCGGCGGACATGATTGGTGGAAACATCTTCCCCAACAAAACAGACGGCGCCGTCGAGATCCCAGACCGAGAACTCTACATCCGTTGGCTGGAATTGTCGGCCTTTATGCCCTCCATGCAGTTCTCTATCCCACCTTGGCTTTACGGTAAAGAGGTGATCGATATCGCCCTGAAGTTCACGCAACTCCACGAGTCTTTGGTGGCCCCCCTCTTGTTGGAGTTGGCCGGGGAGATCACAGACACCGGGGACCCCATCATACGGCCCATCTGGTGGATTTCTCCCAACGACGAGGCGACGCACAAGATAGATTCCCAGTTCTTGATTGGGGACACGCTGATGGTGGCTCCCGTTTTGGAGATGGGCAAGCAAGAGCGAGACATTTACATCCCGGCTGGCAAATGGCGGAGCTATAAGGGGGAACTCTTTGAAAAGACCCCCACCTTGGTGACTGACTATCCAGTGGATTTGGATGAAGTTGCTTATTTCATCTGGGTGTCCTAA